From Saccharomycodes ludwigii strain NBRC 1722 chromosome IV, whole genome shotgun sequence, one genomic window encodes:
- the INA22 gene encoding Ina22p (similar to Saccharomyces cerevisiae YIR024C | INA22 | INner membrane Assembly 22 kDa) yields MFRLSFFKRPVTNGSKLLINTNTLKCAFSYSTAASEAKKSSRKIDSSMLKPLFYVILVVSALNKVSEQQKQNAELERRYRMKLQILQDLITRLEKNRKVDFDINQELKLVHKLFDKYDNKYDDTSIIKHNYTEKEIVDSLNGINNRDYNNKTDDDEDLNKLFNDILKDMDKDPEQIKRENIEKEIEFKENDVNQDGIIVNKALLEAEKQKEKSTWTDYKADIDQHIVVEKAGDFATAAEDTKVSKFL; encoded by the coding sequence ATGTTTCGTTTATCTTTCTTTAAAAGACCAGTCACAAACGGTTCAAAATTGTTAATTAATACCAATACTTTAAAATGTGCTTTCTCCTATTCAACAGCGGCAAGTGaagcaaaaaaatcatcTAGAAAGATTGATAGCTCTATGTTAAAGCCATTGTTTTATGTAATTTTAGTAGTATCTGCTTTAAATAAGGTTAGtgaacaacaaaaacaaaatgcaGAGTTAGAACGTAGGTATAGAATGAAACTACAAATATTACAAGATCTAATTACCAGATTAGAAAAGAACAGAAAAGTTGATTTTGATATCAACCAAGAGCTAAAGTTGGTTCACaaattatttgataaatatgATAACAAGTATGATGACACTTCAATTATAAAGCACAATTATactgaaaaagaaatcgTTGATAGTTTAAATGGTATCAATAATAGAgattataacaataaaactgatgatgacgaagatttaaataaactatTCAACGATATCTTAAAAGATATGGACAAGGACCCTGAGCAAATTAAGAGGGAAAATAtcgaaaaagaaattgagTTTAAGGAGAATGATGTTAATCAAGATGGTATCATTGTTAATAAAGCCTTGCTAGAAGCTGAAAagcaaaaggaaaaatcaACTTGGACCGACTACAAAGCTGATATTGACCAGCATATTGTGGTGGAAAAAGCTGGTGATTTTGCTACTGCTGCAGAAGACACTAAggtttctaaatttttataa
- the ATP7 gene encoding F1F0 ATP synthase subunit d (similar to Saccharomyces cerevisiae YKL016C | ATP7 | ATP synthase) — MSSLAKSAANKIEWAKVISSLKLTGKTATELASFRKRNEEARRKLFELKQQPTDVDFSHYRSVLKNGDVVSKIESYFNSYKPVTIETAGQISVIEAFQSKAIENAQETEKVVAKELKDLQETLRNIESARPFDELTVDELAKSKPEIEAKVEEMVKKGKWEVPGYASKFGDLNAM, encoded by the coding sequence ATGTCTTCATTAGCTAAATCTGCTGccaataaaattgaatggGCCAAGGTTATATCCTCTTTGAAATTGACCGGTAAGACAGCCACAGAATTGGCTTCTTTTAGAAAGAGAAATGAAGAAGCCCGTAGAAAGttatttgaattaaaacaacaaccaaCTGATGTTGATTTCAGTCATTACCGTTCAGTCTTGAAGAATGGTGATGTTGTTTCCAAGATTGAATCCTACTTTAACTCTTATAAGCCAGTTACTATCGAAACCGCCGGCCAAATCTCTGTTATTGAGGCTTTCCAGAGCAAGGCCATTGAAAATGCCCAAGAAACTGAAAAGGTTGTTGCTAAGGAATTAAAGGATTTGCAAGAAACCTTGAGGAACATCGAAAGTGCAAGACCATTTGATGAATTAACTGTTGACGAATTAGCCAAATCTAAACCAGAAATTGAGGCCAAGGTTGAAGAAATGGTCAAAAAGGGTAAATGGGAGGTTCCAGGTTATGCTTCCAAATTTGGTGATTTGAATGCTATGtga
- the URB1 gene encoding Urb1p (similar to Saccharomyces cerevisiae YKL014C | URB1 | Unhealthy Ribosome Biogenesis), producing MSETKSIEDDIPFSNPNKRKWKQKISNSSSTSFLSLGDEQLKSLESILKSIRVTNKSDSSIGNDFTPLIEFCSKKLHTQLVQSWSYYATINDHKKVIDHLNKLNKLLEILNLHPALFIYGEQLIQLILTEYMKNLYRGINNMRASLTNPCLNLLKNIVTFQDGKFVDDFLSHFDFSLPTLPKILTPSKNELSDSSVIKEKQYKFTLRYNFILFWISLLDNSPPLLRKDILIDNSKIMSVWFKYMAKVDNDQLIISTIDLLIEKILKEKLFKKSTKCKILNEYTVSKLQPFFYSTNNEIVKKITSFYDIYATNERFGVAFNDNKVWFSNTLSSTGSRAQLGASLEINGKTFKLYNKILYSMLCSFKPWEDDNQCNLVINILLYVPELVAPYTNHLISQCGVHAPKMTSFWFGMTLLLGKIISLPIPDKVKNVETELLPNADIVLDNIMPLSLTKGSLTRCLQNEIPLIKQLGTQLIVFVLQKLTKVVELFDKKNWSMHKSQILNSIYTRLPELSVIVSSLADSYSKYKKNKILLLSYTVTLKYYSKLFPTFFNITLPNDKNPFNDLMNEDGNLKGIEVAILDNYLEFQRLNDSTRWWNTIAKSGRTPFSIFLKLSSYTNTSDKISFKISNLLDNLIQDTQLFDYERLLASPIAALTNSLKLVFNAKDTEQWPKLWKLIDESVSRCVKTPFKYIDLSNDYKRISPFILALMEQWEFVDKSTNYDIICKWLCIFFRNLTFIGESKEGILELVRNRTDIDENLVNLYLSSSEESINKLYELDEYFVNLGTSFYNYVSILPLKRISSLPTRFPVNMLDVAAIFVRIENIATNEKLFINEKGIASAIDMLFEKIGGYALTDECCKKEIVAPKFYNKFCLTKDSVENGNSLDKKAYITCDLVEVFQQLDTYSTEFNTILCGLFENYVTLSQNKYAGKIFQLSLGYLPSELISTEILPKYMEVLNPDDLFIALSKLSKDNVPISHALFIKVIPISSLSVVLCDFIRWNLVKNIVVADALSLALNFDNEPIVKECLKNIDYAGLLNTLQAQIKNESIRIFFASNIPKKYSARPGVKEFLSDTVLESLESFRNNQFVDFNSLLMLFTNNFEVLTDTAKGDILKYILNDCKDKYSSQTVKFVLLINDFHNKDIIIWIHKTMLFVNKHISFLSDIRLITIELNDLLVSLEDLLCVQNVWELVPAAVLNSQLEIFLTKNFGERESVVRYILKLITTAPSNLFDGSKLLQIFVNNVSNPLLKPFNYLPKIRFYNALILKGLFFKDVAKNSSLTVQKSILSFYQGTCSLEDRILYEILEEIESKSSIIWTKNIYSWEFLDSLSDEELELIGSVRLITSQAEGYIISLSKSVVEKSIKNYIPTLPQVPTLNDLNSWDKLESYYDEINILNGSSNMLSEIYDPKFIMLLILNNRELVKKIEADDGDVFYKFEIKRLLNSGLFFFILLSLCSHCAETCKIASIMVQQMLFSMEKHSSNIKEEHIFKLLLTKINYTFFKNKNKSSAEIICPLFWFAICRIARSLLEPKSFMYEIAFRWVLNAPLIRSHDFPLLLELKNYKVGNTRNYENYFKFLSWFLDTLYNGIKTTEDIDFIKRNNLFEWLLNLQNNPYLNNRMNFIINSIICRIQQTDDNSIMVTRNAAISQLESSQYITLLEKRGKWQELHNGRKSVKNYTNYLNLKQDAITNKELAYGYSVLLSSTKRLREWSNDDAENLIKRICL from the coding sequence ATGAGTGAAACCAAAAGTATAGAAGATGATATTCCATTTTCTAATCCTAATAAAAGGAAATGGAAACAGAAAATATCCAATTCTTCGTCTACATCTTTCCTATCTTTGGGTGATGAACAATTAAAGTCGTTAGAAAgtattttgaaaagtatCCGTGTTACCAATAAAAGTGATTCATCAATTGGAAATGATTTTACTCCATTAATTGAGTTTTGTTCTAAAAAGTTACATACACAACTTGTACAATCATGGTCTTATTATGCAACTATTAACGATCACAAGAAAGTTATTGaccatttaaataaattaaataaattactaGAAATTTTAAACCTTCATCCTGCTTTATTCATATATGGTGAACAACTCAttcaattaatattaacagAGTATATGAAGAATTTATACAGAGGTATTAACAATATGAGAGCGTCATTAACAAACCCATGCTTAAActtgttgaaaaatattgttactTTCCAAGATGGTAAATTTgttgatgattttttatctcattttgatttttcatTGCCCACTTTACCAAAAATTTTGACACCCTCAAAAAATGAACTTTCTGATTCTTCAGTAATTAAAGAGAAACAATATAAATTCACTTTaagatataattttattttattttggattTCTTTGTTAGATAATTCTCCACCTTTGCTAAGAAAAGATATCTTGATAgataattcaaaaataatgagTGTTTGGTTTAAATACATGGCTAAAGTTGATAATGATCAATTGATTATATCTACAATAGATTTacttattgaaaaaattttaaaggaaaagctgtttaaaaaatccaCAAAGTGCAAAATTTTAAACGAATATACAGTATCCAAGTTAcaaccatttttttattctacAAATAATGagattgttaaaaaaattactagCTTTTATGACATTTATGCAACCAATGAAAGGTTTGGTGTTGCATTCAATGACAACAAAGTTTGGTTTTCAAATACTTTATCCTCAACAGGTTCAAGGGCCCAATTAGGGGCCTCATTAGAAATCAATGGGAAAACTTTTAAACTTTATAACAAGATTTTGTATTCTATGTTGTGCAGTTTTAAACCGTGGGAAGATGACAATCAATGTAACTTAGTCATCAATATTTTGCTTTATGTTCCAGAATTGGTGGCTCCATACACGAATCATTTAATCTCTCAATGTGGTGTTCATGCTCCAAAAATGACGTCCTTTTGGTTTGGTATGACTCTACTTTTGGGGAAAATCATATCTTTGCCCATACCagataaagttaaaaatgtGGAGACTGAATTGCTACCCAATGCAGATATAGTGCTGGATAATATCATGCCTTTATCCTTAACAAAGGGTTCCTTAACCAGATGTTTACAAAATGAGATTCCCTTAATTAAACAGTTGGGTACACAATTAATCGTGTTTGTTTTACAGAAATTAACAAAAGTGGTGGAATTATTTGACAAGAAAAATTGGAGCATGCATAAATCACAGATTTTAAATTCGATATATACAAGGTTACCTGAATTATCAGTCATTGTATCCAGTCTTGCTGACTCgtattcaaaatataaaaaaaacaagatatTGTTACTTTCATATACCGTCActctaaaatattatagtAAGTTATTCCCAACATTCTTTAATATCACTTTGCCAAACGATAAAAATCCATTCAATGATTTAATGAACGAAGACGGAAATTTGAAAGGAATCGAAGTTGCTATTTTGGATAATTATTTAGAATTCCAGAGATTGAACGATTCTACAAGATGGTGGAACACTATTGCTAAAAGTGGGAGAACTCCgttttctatttttctaaaattaaGCTCGTACACTAATACAAGCGATAAgatatcttttaaaatctcAAATTTGCTTGACAATTTAATTCAAGATACGCAATTGTTTGATTACGAGAGATTGTTGGCTTCTCCAATAGCAGCTTTAACAAATAGTTTGAAATTAGTTTTTAATGCAAAGGATACAGAGCAATGGCCCAAGTTGTGGAAATTAATTGATGAATCTGTATCCAGATGTGTTAAAACACCGTTTAAATATATCGATTTATCAAATGATTATAAACGTATTTCCCCCTTTATACTCGCTCTTATGGAACAATGGGAGTTTGTTGACAAGTCCACTAACTATGACATTATTTGTAAATGGCtttgcatttttttcagaAATTTAACTTTTATTGGCGAATCAAAAGAGGGCATTTTAGAACTCGTCAGAAACCGTACAGATATTGACGAAAATTTGGTTAACTTGTATCTATCTTCATCTGAGGAAAGTATTAACAAATTATACGAATTAGATGAATACTTTGTGAATTTGGGGACATCCTTTTATAATTACGTTAGTATTTTACCTTTGAAAAGAATTTCTTCTCTACCGACCAGATTCCCAGTTAACATGTTGGATGTTGCTGCCATATTTGTcagaattgaaaatattgcaACAAATGAAAAGCTGTTTATTAACGAGAAAGGAATTGCTTCGGCAATTGACATgctatttgaaaaaattggtgGCTACGCGTTAACAGATGAATGttgtaaaaaagaaatagtaGCCCCAAAATTTTACAACAAGTTTTGTTTGACAAAAGATAGTGttgaaaatggaaatagCTTGGATAAGAAGGCATATATTACTTGCGATTTAGTTGAAGTTTTCCAACAATTAGATACGTATTCTACAGAGTTTAACACTATTTTATGTGGGTTATTCGAAAATTACGTTACATTAtctcaaaataaatatgctGGTAAAATCTTTCAATTGAGTTTGGGATATTTACCATCTGAGCTAATATCAACGGAGATTTTGCCAAAATATATGGAAGTTTTAAATCCCGATGACTTATTTATTGCGTTAAGTAAATTGAGTAAGGATAACGTGCCCATTTCTCATGCTTTGTTTATTAAAGTCATACCAATATCCAGTTTGTCTGTGGTTTTGTGTGATTTTATTAGGTGGAATTtggtaaaaaatattgttgttgcagATGCACTAAGTTTAGCTTTGAATTTTGATAATGAACCTATCGTCAAAgaatgtttaaaaaatatagattaTGCTGGATTATTGAATACGTTGCAAGCTCAAATTAAGAATGAGTCTATTCgtatattttttgctaGCAATATTcccaaaaaatattccGCCAGACCAGGAGTGAAAGAGTTTTTAAGTGATACTGTTTTGGAATCATTGGAATCATTCCGGAACAATCAATTTGTCGATTTCAACAGTTTATTGATGCTATTCACCAACAATTTTGAAGTTTTAACTGATACAGCCAAGGGtgatattttgaaatacATATTAAATGACTGTAAAGACAAATATTCAAGCCAAACCGTTAAATTTGTTCTATTAATTAACGATTTCcataataaagatattattatttggatTCATAAAACAATGTTATTTGTAAACAAACacatttcctttttgtcCGATATTAGATTAATTACCATTGAATTAAATGATTTGTTGGTCTCTTTGGAAGATCTTTTGTGTGTACAAAACGTTTGGGAACTAGTTCCTGCTGCAGTGCTAAATTCCCAattggaaatatttttaacgAAAAATTTTGGAGAAAGGGAATCAGTTGttagatatatattaaagttGATTACAACTGCCCCATCCAATTTGTTTGACGGAAGCAAATTATTGcaaatttttgttaataatgTGTCAAATCCGTTATTGAAGCCATTTAATTATTTGCCAAAAATACGTTTTTACAACGCGCTGATCCTTAAAggcttattttttaaagatgTTGCCAAAAATTCAAGTTTAACAGTGCAAAAATCGattttaagtttttatCAAGGTACTTGCTCTTTGGAGGATAGAATACTTTATGAGATATTAGAAGAAATTGAATCTAAAAGTTCGATTATATggacaaaaaatatttattccTGGGAATTCTTGGACTCTTTATCAGATGAAGAACTAGAATTAATCGGGTCTGTTAGATTGATTACCTCACAAGCGGAGGGCTACATTATTTCGTTAAGTAAAAGCgttgttgaaaaaagcATTAAGAATTATATTCCAACATTACCCCAAGTTCCTACTTTAAATGACTTGAATTCGTGGGACAAATTGGAATCATACTATGatgaaattaatattttgaatggTTCTTCAAATATGCTCTCTGAAATATATGATCCCAAATTTATTATGTTGCTCATTTTGAACAATAGAGAattggttaaaaaaatcgAGGCGGATGATGGTGATGTTTTTTACAAGTTTGAGATCAAAAGGCTTTTAAACTCGggcttattttttttcattttgcTATCTCTTTGCAGCCATTGTGCCGAGACTTGTAAAATTGCTTCTATTATGGTTCAGCAGATGCTCTTTAGTATGGAAAAGCACAGCAGTAATATTAAAGAAGAACATATCTTTAAGCTTCTTTTGACCAAAATTAACtatacttttttcaaaaataaaaataaaagtagtGCTGAAATTATATGTCCATTATTCTGGTTTGCTATTTGTCGGATAGCTAGGTCCCTATTGGAACCCAAGTCTTTTATGTATGAAATTGCTTTCCGTTGGGTATTAAATGCTCCATTGATTAGGAGTCACGATTtcccattattattagagcTGAAAAACTATAAGGTTGGAAATACTCGTAATtatgaaaattattttaaatttttgtcATGGTTTTTAGATACTTTATACAATGGTATCAAGACTACAGAGGATATcgattttattaaaagaaacaatTTGTTTGAATGGTTGttaaatttacaaaataatcCATATTTGAACAATAGAATGaactttattataaattctATTATATGTAGAATTCAACAAACAGAtgataatagtattatGGTCACTAGAAATGCTGCTATTTCACAACTAGAATCTAGTCAATACATCACTTTGCTTgaaaaaaggggaaaatGGCAAGAGTTACACAATGGTCGGAAAAGTGTAAAGAATTatacaaattatttaaatttaaaacaagatGCTATTACCAATAAGGAGCTTGCTTATGGTTACAGTGTATTATTGAGTTCTACCAAAAGACTAAGAGAATGGTCTAATGATGATGCAGAAAATTTGATTAAAAGAATatgtttataa
- the PUT3 gene encoding Put3p (similar to Saccharomyces cerevisiae YKL015W | PUT3 | Proline UTilization) — protein sequence MDVPGLLSEDATYDRHSTCEKIQQDSTSIKKNIVKYTKMKKTETGPVETISTNKKQKRSSLACIRCRKRHMKCPTGNPCANCAKVGIACEYMVPDKKLNVSMTYLQKLQKDLIDLKKQNIQLKSDLDSHSKNTSTVLNNTVLNSSATDTVTKKGSSITNPSVSDHTINEECVPNFADRRGRLVGSRTGQKYFVGSSSMTLFGMEIQSLVQSAKNNRQKHLNERSNSNDNIGTTDNNSNNNNDNTLNQIFASKNTNTLPEVVDTSAKLPEPIDRVLEEEGNAYKIVLSDTAIGNNNTLSVNFTLPSYSYAVLLVDTFVTYNDGCFYFFNEGFVKEGLRLTYNGENVYQDQTLQTIWFCKVLLIFSIGEMYLGRSNDQDGLKLTSSKGGPRLPGSGFFEQASEIFDCLFSSGRIENLTKKGGIEVMLLYAFYLQVADCTIASYFYFGQALRACLILGWHVDAERDTLTRFELEHRRRIWWTVYMFERMLSSKAGLPLSFMDNTISTEFPSDFDMSNPPSHCEHYVFPESDYIVNCIKITQINAKILSKLYQRQPTSNILPILKGIIFDLLQWRSNLPDFLQVNFDAESFHISRLCTNMFSEYFQGLNLAIRPLLYHFTSILLREIGELAKDQPVPYINLQKYSRNISMFLNCSLQASINLIKSMRDVSQQNMVALFGYMDREYLFTSASTLILFISTFGVYEQTKVYLDSALQIFTKMRNLGNNPAGLRRKQLLKLMSDLDFHHVMTDLIEKHNDNLEANFKYDEHYGSEVKIVSIPSSVSTTSNISPSMMPSSSLFSNNNDSLPDTHIMQKNFFILTENVLGHDANISFENLLEDSNDCVHDTQLWKDISDQAMWLGHTKL from the coding sequence ATGGATGTTCCTGGACTGTTATCTGAAGATGCTACTTACGATCGCCATAGTACTTGTGAAAAAATTCAGCAGGATAGTACTTCtatcaagaaaaatattgttaagTATactaaaatgaaaaaaacagaaacgGGACCCGTAGAAACCATTTccacaaataaaaaacaaaaaagatcCTCTTTAGCCTGTATCAGATGTAGAAAAAGACACATGAAATGTCCCACAGGGAACCCATGTGCTAACTGTGCTAAAGTGGGAATTGCATGTGAATATATGGTTCCAGATAAAAAGTTAAACGTTTCAATGACTTATTTgcaaaaattacaaaaagacttaattgatttgaaaaaacaaaatattcaattgaAATCTGATTTGGACTCAcattcaaaaaatacatcTACAGTTCTTAATAACACAGTTCTTAACTCTTCCGCTACCGATACTGTCACTAAAAAAGGCTCTTCCATAACAAATCCATCTGTATCAGATCACACTATCAATGAAGAATGTGTTCCCAATTTTGCTGATAGAAGAGGCAGATTAGTAGGTTCAAGAACAggtcaaaaatattttgtagGTTCCTCTTCTATGACCTTGTTTGGAATGGAAATCCAGTCTTTGGTTCAATCagctaaaaataatagacaAAAGCATTTAAATGAAAGATCAAACAGTAATGACAATATTGGTACaactgataataatagtaataataataatgataatacattaaatcaaatttttgcTTCAAAAAACACAAATACGTTGCCCGAGGTTGTGGATACCAGTGCTAAACTACCGGAACCAATAGATAGAGTCTTGGAAGAGGAAGGTAATGCTTATAAAATCGTGTTGTCTGATACAGCAAtcggtaataataatacactCAGCGTTAATTTTACATTACCATCGTATTCCTACGCCGTATTACTAGTCGATACGTTTGTAACATATAACGACGgttgcttttattttttcaacgAAGGGTTTGTAAAAGAAGGTTTGAGATTAACATACAACGGTGAAAATGTCTATCAAGATCAAACACTACAAACAATCTGGTTTTGTAaagtgttattaatatttagtATTGGCGAAATGTATTTGGGTAGATCTAATGATCAAGACGGTCTCAAACTAACGAGCAGCAAAGGTGGTCCTAGATTACCTGGATCAGGTTTTTTTGAACAAGCTTCTGAAATTTTCGACTGTTTATTTAGTAGTGGAAGAATTGAAAACTTGACCAAGAAAGGCGGAATTGAGGTTATGCTACTTTATGCCTTTTATTTACAAGTTGCCGATTGTACTATTGCAtcttatttctattttggTCAGGCCTTGAGGGCATGTCTAATCCTTGGGTGGCACGTAGATGCTGAAAGAGATACATTGACTAGATTTGAATTGGAACATAGAAGGAGGATATGGTGGACTGTTTATATGTTTGAAAGGATGTTAAGTTCCAAGGCTGGGCTACCACTAAGCTTTATGGATAATACCATTTCCACTGAATTCCCCAGTGATTTCGATATGAGTAACCCACCTTCTCATTGTGAACACTATGTTTTCCCTGAGTCTGATTACATTGTAAATTGTATCAAAATAACACAGATAAATGCAAAGATTTTAAGCAAGTTGTATCAAAGACAACCAACTTCCAATATCTTGCCCATTTTGAAAggaattatttttgatttactACAATGGAGATCAAACTTGCCGGATTTTCTACAAGTTAATTTTGATGCCGAATCTTTCCATATTTCCAGGCTTTGTACTAATATGTTTAGCGAGTATTTCCAAGGTCTAAATTTAGCCATAAGACCATTACTATACCATTTCACATCTATACTACTCCGGGAAATTGGAGAATTGGCTAAAGATCAGCCTGTACCCTACataaatttacaaaaatattctaGAAATATATCGATGTTTTTAAACTGTTCATTGCAAGCATCGATAAATCTTATTAAATCTATGAGAGATGTAAGCCAGCAAAACATGGTTGCATTATTCGGTTATATGGATAGAGAATATTTGTTCACCTCTGCCTCTACCCTAATACTCTTTATTTCAACATTTGGCGTATATGAGCAAACTAAAGTTTATTTAGATAGTGCACtacaaatatttacaaaGATGCGGAACTTGGGTAATAATCCAGCCGGGTTAAGAAGAAAACagttattgaaattaatgTCAGATTTGGATTTTCATCACGTTATGACAGACTTAATTGAAAAGCACAATGACAATTTGGAAGCCAACTTCAAGTACGATGAACACTATGGTTCAGAAGTCAAAATAGTTTCTATTCCATCCTCGGTTTCTACTACATCGAATATATCACCAAGTATGATGCCTTCCTCTTCTTtgttttctaataataatgattctCTTCCTGACACACATATTATgcaaaagaatttttttatcttaaCCGAAAATGTGTTGGGGCATGACGCAAATATCAGCTTTGAAAACCTTTTGGAAGATTCTAATGATTGTGTTCATGATACACAGCTATGGAAAGATATTTCAGATCAAGCAATGTGGCTAGGGCACACAAAATTAtaa